AGGTACGTTGAACAGGCTGTAGCATCCTACATAATTGCGAAGGAGGTCTTGCCAGGTGTTCGCAGGTTGAGGATCGAGGTGGAAGGTGTCGGGAGAACGCTGGAATTGAACTGGGACCTCGTGAAAGAAGTAGAGGAAATTACGAAGAAAACCCAGGAGATAGTCTCAAAGGAAGCAAACCCGCCCAGGCCCTGGAATAGCACCAAGTGCAGGAGCTGCTGGTATGGGAAGTTCTGCCCCCACCAGTGAACACCTTGATCAAGCGGGGAAGATCCTAAACCCCGCGAAATAGCCTTAGAGACTAGGTCAAAACCAGTTGCTAGCCAGTGTTAAGCTCCATTGAGTAGATCGCAACCCACCCACTAGATCATCCCCAATCCAGGCAGGAACAAGGTAGATCCCGCCGAGTTGAACCGGTTGATCAGAACCCCATGATCACCATGAAAAATCCCGGGGAAAATCAACATCAAAATATATAAACCCGAAGACACAATAAACAATATTGAAGGCAACACATAAAAGATCAGAAATAGAATACAATAGAAAGAATTGAAAGGTACAAGCTCAGCAGAGAGTTCCCAGAGCTATCGAGACTAGAATACAATAGAAAGAATTGAAAGTCCAGCTGATCGGATTCAACCTCGTCTCTGTACGGAGCGGAATACAATAGAAAGAATTGAAAGGGACACGGGTGAAGCTCGAAAATGGCAGTCAGCTAGCATGAAGAATACAATAGAAAGAATTGAAAGTAATGTCTCTTGACGGCAACTCCATTAATTCCATCATTTCCCTGAATACAATAGAAAGAATTGAAAGCAATAGCTGAAAACACTTCGCGAACGCTATGCACACGCGGGATCTGGAATACAATAGAAAGAATTGAAAGCTGTACCTCGCCAGCTCAGGGTCCTGTGACGCGAGGACTCTATAGAATACAATAGAAAGAATTGAAAGGCGAGGAAGAGATAGCATTACGTACTGAGATAGCTGAGCTAGACAAGGGAATACAATAGAAAGAATTGAAAGTGCCGCTTGAAGACAGGAGCACGACGTGGCTGGTCAACAGGGGAATACAATAGAAAGAATTGAAAGGCTCACAAATTAACGTTCGCGTGTTGGGGGGCGGGGGGGCGGATGGAATACAATAGAAAGAATTGAAAGCTCCTCCCACTCCACTCTCTCTACTCTCAAGCGTATCTCCTCGGAATACAATAGAAAGAATTGAAAGACCTCCCTGCCCGCATGGTGCTTGAACAAGTGTTCTCTAGAATACAATAGAAAGAATTGAAAGTCCAGCCGCGAACATCACTGTTGACTACGCTCTGACTGTAAGAGAGAATACAGTAGAAATATTGAAAGATTGTCATGTAGGCGTTTTTAAAGAATACAGGGTAAAGAATTAAAAGGGCTTGTTGCTAGGTGAATGTAGTGCCTGTTGCTGAATATATTGATGTCCCCGCGTACGTGGTTCTGGTCGTACTCGGGGTCTTACTATGTTTCTGGGGTAGGCAGTTCGCGAGGGTTCTCTCATCTATAGCTTTTGCCGCCTTTTTGGGGTATACATCGTTCGTTTACAGTTTCAAGTTGTGGGGGAGTCTGGCTGTATCAATACCGCTAGCGTTCATCGCGGCGCTCATCGGTCTTTTCACGGGCTTTTTAATCTACAAACTGGCTCTATCCGTGGTTTTCTCGTACATTATTGCGAGTACTCTAATCCGAGGAGGTGGGGCCCTGTTCATAGTACTTGTCATAGTGCTCACGGTTATAGTGTACATGCTGGGCAATTACGTGGTATCTGCGTTATTCGCGCTTACCGGGGCAACCATGATCTACAGGGGGGTCGTGGCGCTAGGCTTAAACGAGGTGATGGCGCTAGTACTGTGCACTGTGGTGTTTATACTAGGGGTATACAACCAGGTTAGGGCCAAAACATAGCAGAAACTACTACAAATATCACGAACGGCGTTGTAGGAGGCTTCAGCTTTAGAGGATATATAGGTAAAAACGTTGTTTTAATTGGAGCGTGGTTGTGATGATGGCTTTTGGGCCTGAGCGGTGAAGACACGGTGGGTTTCTGAACCACTCACAGTCCCAGTATTGCCTTTATTAACGCCATCCTGATGTACATGCCGTTCTTCGCCTGCTCGAAGTACATTGCTTGTGGTAGCACGTCAACATCTGGCGTAAGCTCCCAGACCCTTGGTAAGGGGTGTAGTATTATGGGTATTTTCTTGAACTTTTTGAGGTACTCGTAGGTGACCGTGTAGCTGCCTTTAAGCCTTTCGTACTCCTCCGGCTTCATTCTCTCTTTCTGGAGCCTCGTAACGTAGAGGACATCTAGCTTCTCCATCACCTCTTCAGGCTTTTCGTGCAACTCGTACTTCGTTCTCCTCTGGTCAAGTACTTTAAGAATCTCTTCGCGCGGTTGCAGCTCCTTGGGCGATATGAAGTGTACT
The Desulfurococcaceae archaeon DNA segment above includes these coding regions:
- a CDS encoding Dna2/Cas4 domain-containing protein, yielding RYVEQAVASYIIAKEVLPGVRRLRIEVEGVGRTLELNWDLVKEVEEITKKTQEIVSKEANPPRPWNSTKCRSCWYGKFCPHQ